One Sodalinema gerasimenkoae IPPAS B-353 DNA segment encodes these proteins:
- the ruvA gene encoding Holliday junction branch migration protein RuvA, with protein sequence MFSYLKGLLVGVQMAVPQRPLLTLEVNGVGYDVQITPRFARELPGTQEEFQVFVDLQLRDDRLLLFGFATAAERDLFRQLIRASGVGAQLAMALLSTLALEDLVQAIVSGNHKMLSQTPGVGKKTAERISLELRETLGQWREQANLQVVATVGLGGALLEDVEMTLLALGYTPQEVVSALNAVSSDMQFGDRGNAEAWIKEAISWLSREVAD encoded by the coding sequence ATGTTTAGTTATCTTAAGGGTTTGTTGGTCGGTGTTCAGATGGCGGTTCCTCAACGTCCTCTGTTGACGCTAGAGGTGAATGGCGTCGGCTATGACGTGCAGATTACGCCACGATTCGCGCGGGAACTCCCCGGAACTCAGGAGGAGTTCCAGGTGTTTGTGGATTTGCAATTGCGTGATGACCGTCTGTTGCTATTTGGCTTTGCAACAGCGGCGGAACGGGATCTATTTCGTCAATTAATTCGGGCCAGTGGCGTGGGGGCCCAGTTGGCGATGGCCTTGTTGAGTACCTTAGCGTTAGAGGATTTGGTGCAGGCGATCGTCTCGGGAAATCATAAGATGCTCTCGCAAACACCGGGAGTTGGCAAGAAAACCGCAGAACGCATTTCCCTGGAATTACGAGAAACCCTCGGCCAATGGCGAGAACAGGCTAATTTACAAGTCGTCGCCACGGTTGGGTTAGGGGGAGCGTTACTCGAAGATGTGGAGATGACGTTGTTGGCGTTGGGATATACCCCCCAGGAAGTGGTTTCGGCGTTGAATGCGGTGTCAAGTGATATGCAGTTTGGCGATCGTGGGAACGCCGAAGCTTGGATTAAGGAGGCCATTTCTTGGCTTTCGCGGGAGGTCGCTGACTAG
- a CDS encoding GGDEF domain-containing response regulator, whose amino-acid sequence MTNAESPVPQGTVLIADDERTLRMLMKRAVERDGYESVDVSNGQDCLDHCQLQLPDLILLDAMMPKMGGFECCQRLKQQFSQNCPPILIITTLQDSDSIERAFEMGAEDFITKPIHWGVLRQRIRRLIEAHRATQALQRSLAREHQLIQKLSLQVLEERRLASQLELTNRQLEAANARLEALANLDGLTQIANRRAFDEQLREQWQRGAQEQTYLSLLIADIDCFKPFNDTYGHQAGDDCLRRVARVISDTICRPEDLVARYGGEEFVAVLPQTGRQGALAVAQRTLEAVRRLQIPHETSQCSDRVTLSLGVASVIPDPQVTGDALLKCADRALYLAKTQGRDRVHVASETSVRSATPKDNPNCQ is encoded by the coding sequence ATGACTAACGCTGAATCTCCTGTCCCGCAAGGGACGGTTCTGATTGCCGATGATGAACGCACATTAAGGATGTTAATGAAACGGGCCGTTGAACGCGACGGTTACGAGAGCGTTGATGTGAGTAATGGTCAAGACTGTCTTGATCACTGTCAACTCCAACTCCCAGATTTGATTTTACTCGATGCCATGATGCCAAAGATGGGGGGATTTGAATGTTGTCAACGCTTGAAACAGCAGTTTAGTCAAAACTGCCCCCCGATTCTGATTATTACAACGCTGCAAGACTCTGATTCGATTGAACGGGCCTTTGAGATGGGGGCGGAAGACTTTATTACTAAGCCGATTCATTGGGGTGTCTTGCGTCAGCGTATTCGTCGCTTAATTGAGGCCCATCGCGCGACCCAGGCCCTACAACGCTCTCTAGCTCGGGAACATCAACTGATTCAAAAGTTGAGTTTACAAGTATTAGAAGAACGCCGTTTAGCGAGTCAGTTGGAGTTAACAAACCGTCAGTTAGAAGCGGCGAATGCTCGACTGGAAGCTTTGGCAAATTTGGATGGGTTAACGCAAATTGCCAATCGTCGCGCTTTTGATGAACAGTTGCGGGAACAATGGCAACGGGGCGCTCAGGAGCAAACGTATTTGTCCCTATTAATTGCCGATATTGACTGTTTTAAACCCTTTAATGATACCTATGGCCATCAGGCCGGTGATGATTGTCTGCGTCGTGTGGCCCGGGTGATCTCCGATACCATTTGCCGTCCTGAGGATTTGGTGGCCCGCTATGGGGGGGAGGAGTTTGTGGCTGTGTTACCTCAAACAGGCCGTCAGGGGGCCCTGGCGGTGGCACAACGGACGTTAGAAGCGGTGCGGCGATTACAGATTCCCCATGAAACCTCCCAATGCAGCGATCGCGTTACCCTGAGTCTTGGGGTGGCCAGTGTGATTCCTGATCCTCAAGTGACGGGAGATGCTCTCTTGAAATGTGCCGATCGCGCCCTCTATTTGGCTAAAACCCAGGGGCGCGATCGCGTTCATGTCGCCAGTGAAACCTCTGTGCGATCGGCAACCCCTAAGGACAACCCTAATTGCCAATAG
- a CDS encoding anthranilate synthase component I, with amino-acid sequence MNAQQPWFWRSHPLESHTASHVFAALFLDDPIAVLLESPPTSETPHLTGYSICAGRPRQKGGISQHWTPGLGEILPFLRHQLARNLETPILPPDIAQLPFTGGWLGWLGYDLGWEIEQLPNQNHDPLPFPIAFWYEPETFAVIDHHHKTLWFAASSPQQLDRLQQTWSQWKPMDAAPSPLSAPPEIEFLCQQADYEAMVRRAQAYIRAGDIFQTNLSLRFSTHLNRHPWQIYRRLQEINPSPFASYWQTPWGQVVSCSPERLLHLREGIAQTRPIAGTRPRGETPECDRQLEAELLDNRKENAEHIMLVDLERNDLGRVCNWGSVQVNELLVVERYSHVMHLVSNVIGQLSPQVDPIEAIAAVFPGGTITGCPKVRCMEIIEELEPVRRSLFYGSCGYLDQRGYLDLNILIRTLLCHQGHIWGQVGAGIVADSDPEQEWRESLSKAQAQLKALL; translated from the coding sequence ATGAACGCCCAACAGCCCTGGTTTTGGCGATCGCATCCCCTGGAATCCCATACAGCATCTCATGTCTTTGCCGCATTATTCCTCGATGATCCCATCGCCGTCCTCCTCGAAAGTCCCCCAACCTCAGAAACTCCTCATTTAACCGGCTATTCCATTTGTGCAGGTCGTCCTCGGCAAAAGGGGGGCATTTCTCAGCATTGGACTCCGGGACTCGGTGAAATTCTACCGTTTTTGCGGCATCAGTTAGCAAGGAATTTAGAGACCCCAATCCTTCCCCCAGACATTGCCCAGCTTCCCTTCACCGGAGGTTGGCTGGGTTGGCTCGGTTATGATCTCGGCTGGGAAATTGAACAACTCCCCAACCAGAATCACGACCCTCTCCCCTTTCCCATCGCCTTCTGGTACGAACCCGAAACCTTCGCCGTCATCGACCATCACCACAAGACCCTCTGGTTCGCCGCCAGCAGCCCTCAACAGCTCGATCGCCTCCAACAGACCTGGAGCCAATGGAAGCCGATGGACGCAGCTCCTAGCCCCCTCAGCGCCCCTCCAGAGATTGAGTTTCTCTGCCAACAAGCCGACTACGAAGCCATGGTGCGTCGCGCCCAAGCTTATATCCGGGCCGGCGACATCTTTCAAACCAACCTCTCCCTACGCTTTAGCACCCACCTAAACCGCCATCCCTGGCAGATTTACCGTCGCCTGCAAGAGATTAACCCCTCCCCCTTCGCCAGCTATTGGCAAACCCCCTGGGGACAGGTCGTTAGTTGTTCCCCAGAACGACTGTTGCATCTACGGGAGGGAATCGCCCAAACCCGTCCCATCGCCGGAACTCGTCCCCGAGGCGAAACCCCCGAGTGCGATCGCCAACTCGAAGCCGAACTCCTCGATAACCGCAAAGAAAACGCCGAACATATCATGTTGGTGGATTTAGAACGCAACGACCTCGGCCGTGTCTGTAACTGGGGTTCGGTGCAAGTGAACGAACTGCTCGTCGTCGAACGCTACAGCCATGTCATGCACCTTGTCAGTAACGTTATCGGTCAACTCTCTCCCCAGGTTGACCCCATTGAGGCCATCGCCGCCGTCTTTCCCGGAGGAACCATTACCGGCTGTCCGAAAGTGCGCTGTATGGAGATTATTGAAGAACTCGAACCCGTGCGGCGCAGTCTATTCTATGGCTCTTGTGGCTATTTAGATCAGCGAGGTTATTTAGACCTGAATATTCTCATTCGCACCCTCCTGTGTCATCAAGGGCACATTTGGGGTCAAGTGGGTGCCGGCATTGTCGCCGATAGTGATCCTGAGCAAGAATGGAGAGAATCCTTATCCAAGGCACAAGCCCAACTTAAGGCATTACTTTAG
- a CDS encoding ABC transporter permease: MMDSLTQPRPKYAAVMRILVTAKNAFREVLRERILYLVGLYALLLILNLRILPPLSAGAHPKIFLDLALGSMEVLTLLVAAFVSTRSLEKEIQQRTLLVLISKPISRGELLLGKFLGLWGVLLVSLVMMALLMMGIAALGGMSLPLGSLILSLLFLALKLAILTAVALLFGAFTSSLLAAFFTLGIYLMGNFSQDLLQLGDTLDGEGFQILATILYLILPDFSRLNLKNDAVYGMTTLPDWGNLIFDGLYGVVYAIVLLALAIAIFQRRQL; the protein is encoded by the coding sequence ATGATGGATTCCTTAACACAACCTCGACCTAAGTATGCCGCCGTGATGCGCATTTTAGTCACGGCTAAAAATGCCTTCCGGGAAGTGCTGCGGGAGCGAATTTTATACCTAGTTGGTCTTTACGCCCTGCTGCTGATCCTCAATTTGCGGATTTTGCCTCCACTCTCAGCCGGAGCGCATCCGAAAATTTTTCTGGACTTGGCCCTAGGAAGTATGGAAGTGCTAACCCTCTTGGTGGCGGCATTTGTCAGTACCCGCTCTCTGGAGAAGGAAATTCAACAGCGGACGTTGTTGGTGTTAATCTCCAAACCCATTAGCCGAGGGGAACTACTCCTTGGTAAATTTCTAGGACTGTGGGGAGTTCTGCTGGTGTCCCTGGTGATGATGGCGCTGTTAATGATGGGGATTGCTGCCTTAGGGGGCATGTCCCTACCCCTCGGGAGTCTTATCTTGTCGTTGTTGTTCCTGGCACTGAAACTGGCGATTTTGACGGCGGTGGCCTTACTCTTTGGAGCCTTTACTAGCTCCCTCCTCGCAGCCTTTTTTACCCTGGGAATTTACCTGATGGGGAACTTTAGTCAGGACTTATTGCAATTGGGAGATACCCTCGATGGTGAGGGGTTTCAAATTTTGGCAACGATTCTCTACCTAATCTTGCCAGATTTCTCCCGTTTAAATCTCAAAAATGACGCCGTATATGGCATGACAACCCTACCGGATTGGGGAAACTTAATCTTTGATGGTCTCTATGGGGTTGTGTATGCCATTGTGTTACTGGCCCTGGCGATCGCCATCTTCCAACGACGACAACTTTAA
- a CDS encoding sulfurtransferase TusA family protein translates to MSQPIHSSENAASDRAGVDVQLDLRGTPCPLNFVRTKLQLQRMQAGQVLEVWLDGGEPIEQVPDSLTMAGYGVEDIRDCQGYFALQVRCPQS, encoded by the coding sequence GTGAGTCAACCGATTCATTCGTCTGAGAATGCGGCCTCGGATAGGGCCGGGGTGGATGTTCAGTTGGATTTACGGGGAACCCCCTGTCCTCTGAATTTTGTGCGGACGAAGTTGCAATTACAACGGATGCAAGCCGGACAGGTGTTAGAGGTTTGGCTCGATGGAGGGGAACCCATTGAACAGGTCCCCGACAGTTTGACCATGGCGGGGTATGGGGTTGAGGATATCCGAGACTGTCAGGGCTATTTTGCCTTGCAGGTTCGTTGTCCTCAGTCATGA
- the rsgA gene encoding small ribosomal subunit biogenesis GTPase RsgA, whose translation MSGPSMESELRYPQGTVLAVQANFYQVQLDPEPPPPTPTLLCTRRTRLKKVGQQVMVGDRVVVEEPDWEGNRGAIGDVLPRHTELDRPPVANADRILLLFTLEEPSLDPWQLSRFLVKAESTQLRVELCLNKCDLVAEEEQEAWRSRLQAWGYDPLLMSVKTGWGLEDLEQRLEQGITILAGPSGVGKSSTINRLIPQANLRVAKVSGKLGRGRHTTRHVELFELEQGGLLADTPGFNQPQLTTTAKELADCFPEIRRRRQGDDCHFSNCSHRDEPGCQIRGDWERYEHYLTFLEEAIAQDTAQHHSGEEESSFKSKAHAGGERRYEPKLASKKYRRQSRRRQHQTLQDLCEELDENG comes from the coding sequence ATGAGTGGCCCCTCTATGGAATCGGAGTTACGGTATCCCCAGGGAACGGTGTTGGCAGTTCAAGCCAACTTCTATCAGGTGCAATTGGACCCTGAGCCACCTCCGCCGACTCCAACCTTACTCTGTACCCGTCGCACTCGCCTGAAAAAGGTGGGGCAACAGGTGATGGTAGGCGATCGCGTGGTGGTTGAGGAACCGGACTGGGAGGGCAATCGCGGTGCTATTGGCGACGTGTTACCCCGCCATACGGAACTCGATCGCCCCCCGGTGGCTAATGCCGATCGCATCTTGTTACTGTTTACCCTAGAAGAACCCAGCCTCGATCCTTGGCAACTCAGTCGCTTTCTCGTTAAGGCGGAGTCCACCCAGTTGAGGGTTGAACTTTGTCTGAATAAATGCGATTTAGTGGCTGAGGAGGAGCAGGAGGCTTGGCGATCGCGACTACAAGCGTGGGGGTACGATCCCCTACTGATGAGCGTTAAAACCGGATGGGGACTTGAGGACTTAGAACAGCGCCTGGAACAGGGCATTACGATTTTAGCCGGTCCCTCTGGGGTCGGAAAATCCAGCACCATCAACCGTCTGATTCCCCAAGCCAATTTACGGGTGGCTAAGGTATCCGGGAAACTGGGACGGGGACGACATACCACCCGCCATGTGGAGTTATTTGAATTAGAACAGGGGGGACTCCTCGCCGATACCCCAGGCTTCAATCAACCCCAACTCACCACTACAGCCAAAGAACTGGCCGACTGTTTTCCAGAGATTCGCCGACGACGCCAGGGGGACGACTGTCATTTCAGCAATTGTAGCCATCGTGATGAACCCGGTTGTCAGATACGAGGCGATTGGGAACGCTATGAGCATTATCTGACCTTCCTAGAGGAGGCGATCGCCCAAGATACAGCTCAGCATCACAGTGGCGAGGAGGAATCGAGCTTTAAAAGCAAAGCTCACGCCGGTGGGGAACGTCGCTATGAACCGAAACTGGCCTCAAAAAAATATCGCCGCCAATCCCGGCGACGACAGCATCAAACCCTACAAGATCTCTGTGAGGAGTTAGACGAGAACGGTTAA
- a CDS encoding PAS domain S-box protein, whose amino-acid sequence MMSDRSHSSRNQEADLSLETTQSLVSSFLKLNRAPSLPSLLETAVGELQTLLDCDRVIVYQVNDPNWGTIIAETVRPPGSVSLHHQIQDTCLQRLTTPRSTHAVDDISQESFSPCYLNLLERFQVKSYLINPLNADGQRPWGWLMAHHCDRPHTWTAQEKYLSQQLAECLTLRLQQLLNHQRLSSEKQELQTRFEQQAQLLKQQGQSIQSLEQTVRWQQQILTQIEEAAIVVDGMGRVLYWSPQAEALYQVGAEQVIGQPLETYCQFLEPSPLNTDEFPQNDWHATVITRRQDGQKLLVDVCAQRLASRSTQVRSPTSAPWLATLRPVSDQRLLQMALEPREDEFSLIVESAPVGLLLADPLGACRYVNPHWCQTTGLSREDSLDFGWLTAIHPDDRDGVFQAWEDAISQRQQLTLQYRILRRDQSLCWISGRIVALYDSQDCLMGYVGTLSDITSEKLAEDALRESESKFRQLAENIRQIFFILSHNGEMLYISPIYEEVFQRPYQELYQYPRRWLECVHSSDRRRVTEALNRQVQQGEIFEETYRIVRPSGEIRWLSAKAFPVPEYQGSSYRFVGLAEDISDRKLAEDALKRQYRNVLLLKNLTEEIRQSLDSQQIVQTAAHHIGRTFGASRCLIFSYEAQPQPQLKAVAESRHPTLPSLLGLILPIQDNPYSRVVMQQDLAQVWDDVSENPLLKDRQPFFETYQIRSMLGIRTSYQGEANGEICLHQCSLRRWSSDEVNLIEAVAAQVGIALAQAAILKRETEHRQQLSAKNQDLRLAKQDAEAANLAKSQFLAMMSHEIRTPLNAVIGNTELLLHSPLNPQQQEFTDTIRHSSETLLTLINDILDFSKIESGHLDLELRPFELDRCLLQALDLVAITAEQKHLSLIYSLETPLPQIWVGDVVRLKQIVLNLLANAVKFTQHGQIQLAVEHIGATTPDDPRHTLHLKVQDTGIGIPPDRFERLFKPFSQSDNSITRRYGGTGLGLTISQRLCQLMEGQIWVESELGQGSTFHVTVKLLPQINSARLDPITTLITPTHSWPQSPSPDNSPFDETLAQRLPLHLLVAEDLPINRALIQQLLQRFGYEATLVSNGLEAVQQLQQENFDVLLMDIQMPELDGWSATRQIRQQLSQQGRPQPYIIALTAHALEGDRQLCLDAGMDDYLTKPLRAIKLRQALERLASGGVEPLISSAQPPVPSPVRITRAIPILDIQVIDELKQMAGDLDFVAEMIQSYLDDVPQRLQSLRLALDAGELDMINEVAHALGSLSASLGAAALTHRCRTLEEEIRRGCLIEIPSSERQALIQDFERDVDHVYTALTRLLQQLDYD is encoded by the coding sequence ATGATGAGCGATCGCAGCCACTCAAGTCGCAATCAAGAGGCTGATTTATCCTTAGAAACGACTCAGTCTCTCGTCTCGAGTTTCCTCAAATTGAATCGCGCTCCTTCCCTGCCATCTCTGCTGGAAACTGCCGTCGGGGAACTGCAAACCCTCTTAGACTGCGATCGCGTCATTGTCTATCAAGTCAACGACCCGAACTGGGGAACCATCATTGCTGAAACCGTGCGACCTCCTGGCTCCGTCAGTCTCCACCATCAAATTCAGGATACTTGCCTTCAACGCTTAACAACTCCGAGATCTACTCACGCCGTTGATGATATCAGCCAAGAATCGTTTAGTCCCTGCTATCTCAATCTTCTGGAGCGATTTCAAGTTAAAAGTTATCTCATCAATCCTCTCAACGCAGATGGACAAAGACCTTGGGGCTGGCTCATGGCTCACCACTGCGATCGCCCGCACACTTGGACAGCCCAGGAAAAATACCTCAGTCAGCAACTGGCTGAATGTCTAACCCTGCGCTTACAACAGCTTCTCAACCATCAACGCCTCAGTAGCGAGAAGCAAGAGTTACAAACCCGGTTCGAACAACAAGCACAACTGCTCAAGCAGCAGGGCCAATCTATCCAATCCCTCGAACAAACAGTACGCTGGCAACAGCAAATCCTCACTCAAATCGAGGAAGCCGCGATTGTAGTCGATGGGATGGGACGGGTCTTGTACTGGAGTCCCCAAGCCGAAGCCCTTTATCAGGTTGGGGCCGAACAAGTCATCGGTCAACCTCTAGAGACCTATTGTCAGTTCCTAGAACCATCCCCCCTCAATACTGACGAGTTTCCCCAAAATGACTGGCACGCAACAGTCATAACTCGTCGTCAGGATGGGCAAAAACTCCTCGTCGATGTGTGTGCCCAACGCCTCGCGTCCCGTTCGACTCAAGTGCGATCGCCCACCTCGGCCCCTTGGCTGGCCACCCTGCGCCCAGTCAGCGATCAGCGCCTCCTCCAAATGGCCCTAGAACCCCGAGAAGATGAATTTAGCCTGATCGTTGAATCCGCCCCCGTGGGACTGCTTCTGGCCGATCCCCTCGGGGCCTGTCGCTATGTCAATCCCCATTGGTGTCAAACCACCGGACTCTCTCGGGAAGACTCCCTCGATTTTGGTTGGCTCACCGCCATTCATCCGGACGATCGCGATGGCGTCTTTCAAGCCTGGGAAGACGCCATCAGTCAACGTCAGCAACTGACCCTACAGTATCGAATCCTGCGTCGCGACCAGAGCCTCTGTTGGATCTCTGGTAGAATCGTCGCCCTGTACGATTCCCAAGATTGTCTGATGGGCTATGTGGGGACCCTCAGTGATATCACCAGCGAAAAACTAGCCGAAGATGCCCTCCGGGAAAGCGAAAGCAAATTTCGTCAACTGGCAGAAAATATCCGTCAAATCTTCTTTATTCTCTCCCATAACGGAGAGATGCTCTACATCTCCCCCATCTACGAAGAGGTGTTTCAACGTCCCTACCAGGAGCTGTACCAATATCCCCGACGTTGGCTAGAATGCGTTCACTCTAGCGATCGCCGTCGGGTCACCGAAGCCCTCAACCGGCAAGTTCAACAGGGAGAGATTTTTGAAGAAACCTATCGCATTGTGCGACCGAGTGGTGAAATCCGTTGGCTTTCCGCTAAAGCCTTTCCCGTCCCCGAGTATCAAGGCAGCTCCTATCGCTTTGTCGGTTTAGCCGAAGATATCAGCGATCGCAAACTGGCTGAAGATGCCCTCAAACGACAATATCGCAATGTCCTACTCCTAAAAAACCTAACCGAAGAAATTCGCCAAAGTCTCGACTCACAGCAAATTGTCCAGACCGCGGCCCATCACATCGGACGAACCTTTGGCGCCAGCCGCTGTTTAATCTTCTCCTATGAAGCCCAACCTCAACCCCAACTCAAAGCCGTTGCTGAATCTCGTCATCCCACTCTTCCCTCCTTGTTGGGACTAATCCTCCCCATCCAGGACAACCCCTACAGCCGGGTAGTCATGCAGCAGGATTTAGCCCAAGTCTGGGACGATGTTTCCGAGAACCCACTTCTCAAAGACCGTCAACCCTTCTTTGAGACCTATCAGATTCGCTCGATGCTCGGCATCCGCACCTCCTATCAAGGAGAAGCCAACGGCGAGATCTGCTTACATCAATGTTCCCTCCGTCGCTGGAGTAGCGACGAGGTCAATCTCATCGAAGCCGTGGCGGCCCAAGTTGGCATCGCCCTTGCCCAAGCCGCGATTCTCAAACGAGAGACCGAACATCGCCAACAACTCAGCGCCAAAAATCAGGACTTGCGGTTAGCTAAACAGGACGCAGAAGCCGCCAATCTCGCCAAAAGTCAGTTTCTGGCCATGATGAGCCATGAAATCCGCACTCCCCTCAATGCCGTTATTGGCAATACCGAATTACTGCTGCATAGTCCCCTAAACCCGCAACAGCAAGAATTTACTGACACAATCCGTCACAGTAGTGAAACCCTACTAACGTTAATTAACGATATCCTAGACTTCTCTAAAATCGAGTCGGGTCATTTAGATCTGGAATTACGACCCTTTGAACTCGATCGCTGTCTTCTCCAAGCCCTCGATCTCGTGGCCATCACCGCTGAGCAGAAACATCTCAGCCTAATCTACAGCCTCGAAACCCCGCTCCCGCAAATTTGGGTCGGGGATGTCGTCCGCCTCAAACAGATTGTGCTTAACCTTCTGGCCAACGCCGTCAAATTCACCCAACACGGACAGATTCAACTCGCGGTTGAGCATATTGGAGCCACCACCCCCGACGATCCTAGACATACTCTGCATTTGAAGGTTCAAGATACCGGCATTGGCATCCCCCCAGATCGTTTTGAGCGTTTATTCAAACCCTTTTCCCAAAGTGACAACTCCATCACCCGCCGCTATGGTGGAACCGGATTAGGGCTTACCATTAGTCAGCGACTATGTCAACTGATGGAGGGTCAAATCTGGGTTGAAAGTGAATTAGGACAAGGGTCAACATTTCACGTGACCGTTAAACTCCTGCCCCAGATCAATTCAGCGCGCCTCGACCCCATTACCACTCTGATTACTCCTACTCATTCTTGGCCGCAATCCCCATCCCCTGACAACTCCCCCTTTGATGAAACCTTGGCTCAACGACTCCCCCTACACCTACTTGTGGCTGAAGATCTGCCGATCAACCGAGCGTTAATCCAACAACTGTTACAGCGATTTGGCTATGAAGCAACCCTGGTGAGTAACGGCTTAGAGGCAGTGCAACAGCTACAACAGGAGAACTTTGATGTGCTGTTAATGGACATTCAAATGCCGGAGTTAGATGGCTGGAGTGCAACCCGCCAAATTCGTCAACAGTTGAGTCAGCAGGGTCGGCCGCAACCCTATATTATTGCTTTAACGGCCCATGCCCTTGAGGGCGATCGCCAGTTGTGTCTAGATGCGGGTATGGATGACTACCTCACGAAACCCCTACGAGCGATCAAGTTACGACAAGCCCTAGAACGTTTGGCCAGCGGCGGCGTGGAACCCCTCATCTCGTCAGCTCAGCCTCCTGTCCCCTCTCCAGTTCGCATCACTCGAGCAATCCCCATTCTCGATATCCAAGTCATTGATGAGTTGAAACAAATGGCAGGGGACTTGGACTTTGTGGCCGAGATGATTCAGAGCTATCTCGACGATGTCCCCCAGCGTTTGCAGAGCTTACGCCTCGCCTTAGACGCCGGAGAGCTTGATATGATCAACGAAGTGGCTCATGCTCTCGGCTCTCTGAGTGCCAGCTTAGGGGCCGCTGCCCTCACTCATCGCTGTCGTACTCTCGAAGAGGAGATCCGACGGGGTTGTTTGATCGAGATCCCCAGCTCAGAACGACAAGCCCTGATTCAGGATTTTGAGAGGGATGTTGATCACGTCTATACCGCTTTAACGAGGCTCCTACAACAACTTGACTATGACTAA
- a CDS encoding DUF5357 family protein: MENWNWLRSQLTPPQVRSWQTLILSSFVTWFLSFLVVLSEPDLEFYSSPLTRLGWVFFLVGLIWWQSIQPWRLGPISLTPSIIAAVFCSLFLQNSQGELSQWVFLVYPVLTTLIAALPNCRNNNNRPSVPSPQRRPLILIQLLIALLCTCWLQLTFVLQDWIETYPNLATADLSQSQFVLRTGTPFQLRGYDLLRPIEGQLDRSFRRRSWSEIERDLLDLRQDPENFWRSLNIEPSDRIGTLERYPQAQLTSDGDEGYYLTITLYWYHPWFEEQREQLSLRCHLYPVSDPEERAGPGPSDLGLMTCNTDSEELFKPMGYQTLSEDS, translated from the coding sequence ATGGAAAACTGGAACTGGCTGCGATCGCAACTGACCCCACCTCAAGTTCGCTCCTGGCAAACCCTCATTCTTAGTAGCTTCGTTACCTGGTTTTTGTCTTTCTTAGTTGTTTTATCAGAACCTGATCTTGAGTTTTATAGTTCTCCCCTAACTCGACTCGGATGGGTATTCTTCCTCGTTGGACTGATTTGGTGGCAAAGTATCCAACCCTGGAGACTGGGGCCAATTTCCTTAACCCCGAGTATCATTGCTGCGGTTTTTTGTTCCCTATTTTTGCAAAATTCCCAAGGAGAACTCTCTCAATGGGTCTTTTTAGTCTATCCAGTTTTGACCACCTTAATTGCGGCCTTACCCAACTGTCGTAACAACAACAATCGCCCCAGCGTTCCTTCACCACAACGGCGGCCCTTAATCCTAATCCAACTCCTAATCGCCTTACTCTGTACCTGCTGGCTGCAACTGACCTTTGTGCTACAAGATTGGATTGAGACCTATCCCAACTTAGCCACAGCCGACCTATCCCAAAGTCAGTTTGTGCTGCGGACAGGAACCCCCTTCCAACTACGGGGCTATGATCTGCTGCGTCCGATTGAAGGACAACTAGACCGCTCTTTCCGCCGCCGTTCCTGGTCTGAGATTGAACGAGATTTACTCGATCTGCGTCAAGACCCCGAGAATTTTTGGCGTTCTCTAAACATTGAACCGAGCGATCGCATCGGAACCTTAGAGCGATACCCCCAGGCGCAACTGACGAGTGACGGCGACGAAGGATATTATCTAACCATTACCCTGTACTGGTATCATCCCTGGTTTGAGGAGCAACGAGAGCAACTGAGTTTGCGCTGTCACCTCTACCCCGTCTCAGACCCCGAGGAACGGGCCGGCCCCGGTCCGTCTGACCTAGGGCTGATGACCTGTAATACTGACAGTGAAGAACTGTTTAAACCCATGGGTTATCAGACCCTCTCCGAGGATTCCTAA